In Afipia sp. GAS231, a single window of DNA contains:
- a CDS encoding cold-shock protein gives MGSDGFESKKLGGPPSGGTGQRLGPVEYSASAERDAALDALSGLGDAAANLVEISGVIKWFDASKGYGFIVPDNGWPDVLLHVTVLRRDGFQTAYEGARLVVECVQRQKGYQAFRIVSMDESTAIHPAQMLPPRTHVSVTPTSGLERAQVKWFNRLRGFGFLTCGEGTPDIFVHMETLRRFGMTELRPGQYVLVRFGPGSKGMMAAEIHPETGPSALSSH, from the coding sequence ATGGGGTCGGACGGATTTGAGTCCAAGAAGCTCGGGGGGCCGCCGTCAGGCGGGACAGGGCAAAGGCTTGGACCAGTTGAATACTCTGCCAGCGCGGAGCGCGACGCGGCCTTGGACGCATTGTCCGGGCTTGGCGATGCGGCAGCCAACCTTGTCGAAATCTCGGGCGTCATCAAATGGTTCGATGCCTCGAAGGGCTACGGCTTCATCGTGCCCGACAACGGTTGGCCCGACGTGCTTCTGCACGTCACCGTGCTGAGGCGCGATGGCTTTCAGACCGCCTATGAAGGTGCGCGGCTGGTGGTCGAATGCGTGCAGCGCCAGAAGGGCTATCAGGCGTTCCGGATCGTTTCGATGGATGAGTCCACCGCGATCCATCCGGCACAGATGCTGCCGCCACGGACCCATGTCAGTGTCACCCCGACCAGCGGCCTCGAGCGGGCGCAGGTCAAGTGGTTCAACCGGCTGCGCGGGTTTGGCTTCCTCACCTGCGGCGAGGGCACGCCCGACATCTTCGTGCATATGGAGACGCTGCGCCGCTTCGGCATGACCGAGCTGCGTCCGGGCCAGTATGTGCTGGTGCGGTTCGGGCCGGGGTCCAAGGGCATGATGGCGGCCGAGATCCATCCCGAGACCGGGCCGTCGGCGCTGTCGTCGCATTAG
- a CDS encoding DUF192 domain-containing protein, with amino-acid sequence MSLLAAIGVAAVLCTSPVAQAASFAPLEIVTKSGVQVFSVEMATTEEEKTTGLMYRKELADGKGMLFDFSPEQQVSMWMKNTYISLDMIFIRADGRILRIAENTEPLSTAIISSGGLAKGVLEVIAGTAQKYGIQPGDRVAHPLFAKH; translated from the coding sequence ATGTCACTGCTCGCGGCGATCGGTGTGGCCGCCGTCCTTTGCACCAGTCCCGTGGCGCAGGCGGCGAGCTTTGCGCCGCTCGAGATCGTCACCAAGTCGGGCGTGCAGGTGTTCTCGGTCGAGATGGCGACAACCGAGGAGGAGAAGACCACCGGGCTGATGTACCGCAAGGAACTGGCCGACGGTAAAGGCATGCTGTTCGACTTTTCGCCGGAGCAGCAGGTCTCGATGTGGATGAAGAACACCTACATCTCGCTCGACATGATTTTCATCCGCGCCGACGGCCGGATCCTGCGGATTGCCGAGAATACCGAACCGCTCTCGACCGCGATCATCTCGTCCGGCGGGCTTGCCAAGGGCGTGCTGGAGGTGATCGCGGGCACGGCGCAGAAATACGGCATCCAGCCCGGCGACCGGGTGGCGCACCCGCTGTTTGCCAAGCACTGA